A part of Leptotrichia trevisanii DSM 22070 genomic DNA contains:
- a CDS encoding immunity 51 family protein: MKYVAIDEQDEKGFEEYIESLKKSGMELSEEEIQEIKNDINDQVAFCLMNNDKKFDEIFEKVSEINEEAYLNGYGWAALIESYLENNYPELYEDYDSDPEAGEYVGRYFGNTEENWEKIRKVAEIVEDLIENEDKIYKYIEENGDDIFWDSF, encoded by the coding sequence ATGAAATATGTAGCAATTGATGAGCAAGATGAAAAAGGGTTTGAGGAATATATTGAAAGTTTGAAAAAAAGTGGAATGGAACTTTCAGAAGAAGAAATACAGGAAATAAAGAATGATATTAACGATCAAGTAGCCTTTTGTCTAATGAATAATGATAAAAAATTTGATGAAATTTTTGAAAAAGTATCTGAAATTAATGAAGAAGCCTATTTAAATGGCTATGGATGGGCAGCTTTAATTGAAAGTTATTTAGAGAATAATTATCCAGAACTTTATGAAGATTATGATTCTGATCCTGAAGCTGGGGAATATGTTGGACGCTATTTTGGAAATACTGAGGAAAACTGGGAAAAAATTCGGAAAGTGGCTGAAATAGTTGAGGATTTGATTGAAAATGAAGATAAAATTTATAAGTATATTGAAGAAAATGGAGATGACATTTTCTGGGATTCATTTTAG
- a CDS encoding endonuclease/exonuclease/phosphatase family protein → MEFRIMTYNIFGARLADGKKLAQSVKKYKPDFIALQEVDKNTKRSNFRDVTQDFALELGYNYYYFQKAMDFDKGEFGIAFVSKYDVKNIYVHELPSAGNEKRQVLAAQINSSKYKKHILVINTHLDYEPIVKSTQIDNLMTVVDYFKGDVKILCGDFNLLPTTEYYQKIIENWNDTYFEGKDLENESDVENRNLETQRIDYVMVKKGGDYRTKESFFVNDNSQEWTKLSDHLPYVAVLEIE, encoded by the coding sequence ATGGAATTTAGAATAATGACTTACAATATTTTTGGTGCAAGACTTGCAGATGGGAAGAAACTGGCACAGAGCGTGAAAAAGTATAAGCCTGATTTTATAGCATTGCAGGAAGTTGATAAAAATACGAAAAGAAGTAACTTTCGTGATGTAACGCAGGATTTTGCACTTGAACTTGGGTATAATTATTATTATTTTCAAAAGGCGATGGATTTTGACAAGGGAGAATTTGGAATTGCGTTTGTTTCAAAATATGATGTGAAAAATATATATGTTCACGAGCTGCCGTCAGCTGGAAATGAAAAAAGACAGGTTTTGGCGGCACAAATTAACAGTTCAAAATATAAAAAACATATTTTGGTTATAAATACACATCTAGATTATGAGCCTATTGTAAAAAGCACTCAAATTGATAATTTGATGACAGTTGTAGATTATTTTAAGGGAGATGTGAAAATTTTGTGTGGAGATTTTAATCTTTTGCCAACAACAGAGTATTATCAGAAAATTATTGAAAACTGGAATGACACTTATTTTGAAGGCAAGGACTTGGAAAATGAATCAGATGTGGAAAACAGAAATCTTGAAACGCAGAGAATTGACTATGTAATGGTAAAAAAAGGTGGAGATTACAGAACTAAGGAGAGTTTTTTCGTAAATGATAATTCGCAGGAATGGACAAAGCTGTCGGATCATTTGCCGTATGTGGCGGTGTTGGAGATTGAGTGA
- a CDS encoding Fic family protein, whose protein sequence is MEKECDYNPPFEITNEIIDLVAQINELTGMIIVSEKLSSNPVLRRENRIKTIYSSLAIEQNTLTFEQVTDVINGKRILAPPKDIKEVKNAYEIYEKLTLLNPYSIKDLLKAHKILTADLINESGRFRTKGAGVYQGNQLIHAGTPLQYIPKLIDQLFSWLKKSKVHPLIKACVFHYEFEFIHPFQDGNGRLGRLWHTLILSKWKEFFAWLPIETLIQKKQQKYYEAINLSNNIGESTPFITFILEIIKETLEELQKNDLKMTDILTDKMTDKELQRLKILEEYFEKNNYIENSEAQKILNVSDSTARRFLNKLVKNRILETVGEKKGRKYRKK, encoded by the coding sequence ATGGAAAAAGAATGTGATTATAATCCACCATTTGAAATTACAAATGAGATAATCGACCTTGTTGCTCAAATTAACGAATTAACAGGAATGATTATAGTTTCAGAAAAATTATCTTCAAATCCAGTTTTAAGAAGAGAAAATAGAATAAAAACAATTTATTCATCACTTGCGATAGAGCAAAATACACTAACATTTGAGCAGGTGACAGATGTGATTAATGGAAAAAGAATTTTAGCTCCGCCAAAGGATATAAAAGAAGTTAAGAATGCTTATGAAATCTATGAAAAATTGACTTTATTAAATCCATATTCGATTAAAGATTTATTGAAGGCACATAAAATTTTGACTGCTGATTTAATAAATGAAAGTGGCAGATTTCGTACAAAAGGAGCAGGAGTTTATCAGGGCAATCAACTGATTCATGCAGGAACACCACTTCAATATATTCCTAAATTAATTGACCAGCTTTTTTCGTGGTTAAAAAAAAGCAAAGTTCATCCACTGATAAAGGCTTGTGTATTTCATTATGAATTTGAATTTATTCACCCATTTCAAGATGGAAATGGAAGATTAGGACGACTTTGGCATACATTAATCCTATCAAAATGGAAAGAGTTTTTTGCTTGGCTTCCGATTGAAACTTTGATTCAGAAAAAACAGCAGAAGTATTATGAAGCTATAAATTTATCGAATAATATTGGAGAATCTACGCCATTTATTACATTTATTCTCGAAATCATAAAAGAAACTCTGGAAGAATTGCAAAAAAATGACTTAAAAATGACTGATATTTTGACTGATAAAATGACTGATAAAGAGTTACAAAGGCTGAAAATACTGGAAGAATATTTTGAGAAAAATAATTATATTGAAAATAGTGAGGCTCAAAAGATTTTGAATGTTTCGGATTCTACGGCGAGAAGATTTTTGAATAAACTTGTAAAAAATAGAATTTTGGAGACGGTTGGAGAGAAGAAAGGGAGAAAGTATCGGAAGAAATAA
- a CDS encoding DUF2262 domain-containing protein, protein MYVSMEEAEIYDKELEKQMSLILNNIKEWDAKIKNSIVKKYLGMANSRLKENKLSVPLEKVIQKLGNSLTKYDVENARNGIITENFFFQNLTIDEIMPYSSSQFGVWAYDEVLFDGYMFITDAEIYEKVVFDDLTNIYKKS, encoded by the coding sequence GTGTATGTATCAATGGAAGAAGCTGAAATTTATGATAAGGAACTGGAAAAACAGATGTCTCTTATTCTTAATAATATAAAAGAATGGGATGCCAAAATAAAAAATAGCATTGTAAAAAAATATTTAGGTATGGCAAACAGCCGTTTAAAAGAGAATAAATTGTCTGTTCCACTGGAGAAGGTTATTCAAAAATTGGGAAATAGCTTAACTAAATACGATGTAGAAAATGCTAGAAATGGAATTATTACAGAAAACTTTTTTTTCCAAAATTTAACAATTGATGAAATAATGCCATATTCTAGTAGTCAATTTGGTGTGTGGGCTTACGATGAAGTACTTTTTGATGGATATATGTTTATAACTGATGCTGAAATTTATGAGAAAGTTGTTTTTGATGATTTGACAAATATTTATAAAAAATCATAA
- a CDS encoding phosphopentomutase, whose protein sequence is MKKIERITIIVLDSVGAGELPDANLFDDCGSNTLGNMAKAYGGMSLPNMGKLGLGNITEIEGTPAVEKAEGAYGRAIEVSHGKDSTTGHWEIAGVPLERPFPNYKDGFSDEVIKEFEEKTGRKVMLNKPLSGTVAIDQYGEEQIKTGNWIVYGSADPVFQIAANEEIIPLEELYKACEIALEICNEKSPVARVIARPYVGKKVGEFKRTANRHDFSIDPPKESMLERLEKAGFDVIGIGKTSDLFNGKGITDNRKANQDNLDGIKKTIAALKEDTKGLIFTNLVDFDAVYGHRRNVEGYVKALIEFDNWLPEIEKNLKDDEILIITADHGNDPTYKGTDHTREYIPIMICGKNVKKNVNIGTRKTFADIAATVEEILLGTEKEGSFAKEILED, encoded by the coding sequence ATGAAAAAAATAGAAAGAATAACAATAATAGTTTTAGACAGTGTTGGAGCAGGAGAATTGCCTGATGCAAATTTATTCGACGACTGCGGGTCAAATACTTTAGGAAATATGGCGAAAGCTTATGGGGGAATGAGCTTACCTAATATGGGGAAATTGGGACTCGGAAATATTACTGAGATTGAAGGGACTCCAGCTGTGGAAAAGGCTGAAGGGGCTTATGGAAGAGCGATTGAAGTATCACATGGAAAAGATTCTACAACTGGACACTGGGAAATTGCTGGTGTACCGCTAGAACGTCCATTTCCAAATTATAAAGATGGATTTTCAGATGAAGTTATAAAGGAATTTGAAGAAAAAACTGGAAGAAAAGTTATGTTAAATAAGCCACTTTCAGGAACTGTCGCAATTGATCAATATGGAGAAGAGCAAATAAAAACAGGTAACTGGATAGTTTACGGTTCAGCAGATCCTGTATTCCAGATTGCTGCAAATGAAGAAATTATACCATTGGAAGAACTTTACAAAGCGTGTGAAATTGCACTTGAAATTTGTAATGAGAAATCACCTGTTGCAAGGGTAATTGCAAGACCTTATGTTGGTAAGAAAGTTGGAGAATTTAAGAGAACTGCGAACAGACACGACTTTTCGATTGATCCGCCAAAGGAAAGTATGCTTGAAAGATTGGAAAAGGCTGGGTTTGATGTGATTGGAATTGGTAAGACGAGTGATCTATTCAATGGAAAAGGAATTACAGACAACAGAAAAGCTAATCAGGATAATTTGGATGGAATTAAGAAAACAATAGCTGCATTGAAGGAAGATACAAAAGGACTAATTTTTACAAATTTAGTTGACTTTGATGCAGTTTATGGGCATAGAAGAAATGTCGAAGGATATGTGAAGGCTCTAATCGAATTTGATAATTGGCTACCTGAAATTGAGAAAAACTTGAAAGATGATGAAATCTTGATTATCACAGCTGATCACGGAAACGATCCTACGTACAAAGGGACAGACCATACAAGAGAGTATATACCTATAATGATTTGTGGTAAAAATGTTAAGAAGAATGTAAATATTGGAACAAGAAAAACTTTTGCCGATATTGCGGCAACTGTTGAGGAAATTTTATTGGGAACTGAAAAAGAAGGAAGTTTTGCAAAAGAAATTTTGGAAGACTAA